The proteins below come from a single Miscanthus floridulus cultivar M001 chromosome 1, ASM1932011v1, whole genome shotgun sequence genomic window:
- the LOC136456895 gene encoding uncharacterized protein, which produces MTVEFLPGTVEALPGTAEAKHSNHDEGVPQGGGGPSRNDQHIEGMVNYFQNYKNTGFADSVVAATEIALEMGVEVSFPVKRRSVRKKQFDETECNKAILQAEKDFETFYFLVMVDMAMDGADLKDHCIKFAKTFSSDGSSDVDVNDMISELAVMQSTLPDKPMSAMEIFEFVTEADCYPNISIAYRILFTMPVTVASAERTFSKLKLLKNYLRSVMSQERLNGLTTLCVEKKLLDEIDIEAIINDFAAANVRRKF; this is translated from the exons ATGACGGTGGAGTTTCTCCCCGGGACGGTGGAGGCTCTCCCCGGGACAGCGGAGGCCAAGCACAGTAATCATGATGAAGGTGTTCCCCAGGGCGGCGGAGGCCCATCAAGGAACGATCAG CATATAGAAGGTATGGTGAATTACTTTCAGAACTACAAAAATACTGGGTTTGCTGATAGTGTGGTTGCTGCCACAGAAATAGCACTTGAAATGGGAGTGGAGGTATCATTTCCAGTAAAGCGTCGTTCTGTTAGGAAGAAACAATTTGATGAAACTGAATGCAATAAAGCTATCTTGCAAGCTGAGAAGGATTttgaaactttttattttttggtTATGGTTGATATG GCAATGGATGGTGCTGATCTAAAAGACCATTGCATTAAATTTGCAAAAACTTTCTCTTCAGATGGTTCATCGGATGTTGATGTAAATGACATGATTTCTGAGTTAGCTGTTATGCAGTCTACTCTGCCAGATAAGCCAATGTCCgctatggagatttttgagtttgtcACAGAAGCGGATTGTTATCCTAATATTTCTATTGCTTATCGGATCCTATTCACTATGCCTGTGACTGTGGCCTCAGCTGAAAGAACATTTTCAAAGCTGAAATTATTGAAGAATTATTTGAGGTCTGTAATGTCCCAAGAAAGATTAAATGGTTTGACAACTTTATGCGTCGAGAAGAAATTATTAGATGAAATTGATATTGAGGCCATCATCAATGACTTCGCAGCAGCAAATGTTAGAAGAAAATTTTAA